A window of the Buchnera aphidicola (Taiwanaphis decaspermi) genome harbors these coding sequences:
- the rpmF gene encoding 50S ribosomal protein L32 → MAVQKKKPTRSKRGMRRSHDKVKTQQLSIDKKTGELHIRHHMTKKGFYRGNKII, encoded by the coding sequence ATGGCAGTACAAAAAAAAAAACCAACTAGATCAAAAAGAGGAATGAGAAGATCTCATGATAAAGTAAAAACACAACAATTATCTATAGATAAAAAAACAGGAGAATTACATATTCGACATCATATGACTAAAAAAGGTTTTTATCGAGGTAATAAAATTATATAA
- the rne gene encoding ribonuclease E, translated as MKRMLINATQKEELRIALVDGQKLYDLDIEIPGYEKKKSNIYKGKITRIEPSLEAAFVDYGSDKHGFLPLKEISREYFPSNYINYGRPNIKDIIKQEQEVIIQIDKEERGNKGASLTTFISLAGSYLVLMPNNPKVGGISRKIEGEDRNELKSILSSLPLPNDMGIIIRTAGLGKSIKDLKWDLSFRLKHWYTIKKISKTKKAPFLIYQESNAIVRAFRDYLKQDIGEILIDNPKILEYAKEHIISLGRPEFINKIKLYTGKNSLFSHYQIEKQINSAFQRRVRLPSGGSIILDTTEALTAIDINSSRFVKGIDIEETAFKTNLEAVDEISRQLRLRDLGGLIVIDFIDMNQHKNKKIVENKLYNIMRKDRARIQIGNISKFGLLEMSRQRLSSSLCESSYHVCPKCKGNGSIRDNESLSLSILRLIEEESLKDNTLEVHAIVPVEIACYLLNEKRNEVNEIEKRQCGGRTIIVPNNKMETPHYSVLRIKKGENYESISYHLPNLHKIKVSKSSKKIQNDIKKYNLSSNIMTNIFSCSNKKNNLIKVDDLFSKKEYIYKNVFFKFTDWLKKMFNINYIIDYKNKKILNKNFYKKEYEKVLHKLKIDLKKNNIHKFFDYNLKYKKKINDKKIKKSMSNNFKKNNTDLLKIKNRNFYTKYNYLLKNKLCKKKYNEEIKKNVNNNIMKNYDISINKDFYKKKRRVCKIEKFNNHKINNMLKNNNNIKKKFRYKIENNTKNIGTQKKFSNVNRGIKNNQKKNIKMKKTKKKYFVSSSLEICINKNWKINPVFSYNTKCKNKKKKHFSDLFVLSNNNKNYIKNTLISISIEDTKFLNENNKNNNCFLKLQIHKKKLKFNKDFKNDGFSNNNFLNKLHIKLKCKPKKYYSLLYTKNNKYLNKIELNRKQRFSSAPVTKIPSNIENKKYKKKIFVNINSFKSAGIHEATNKSSFPASKPLK; from the coding sequence ATGAAAAGAATGTTAATTAATGCAACACAAAAAGAAGAGTTAAGAATTGCTCTTGTTGATGGTCAAAAATTATACGATTTAGATATTGAAATTCCTGGTTATGAAAAAAAAAAATCAAATATTTATAAAGGTAAAATAACTAGAATTGAACCTAGTTTAGAAGCTGCTTTTGTAGATTATGGATCTGACAAACATGGTTTTTTGCCGTTGAAAGAAATATCTAGAGAATATTTTCCTTCTAATTATATAAATTATGGTAGACCTAATATTAAAGATATTATTAAACAAGAGCAGGAAGTAATAATACAAATAGATAAAGAAGAAAGAGGAAATAAAGGAGCATCATTAACTACTTTTATAAGTTTAGCTGGAAGTTACTTAGTTTTAATGCCTAACAATCCTAAAGTTGGAGGTATTTCTAGAAAAATTGAAGGAGAAGATAGAAATGAACTTAAATCAATATTATCTTCATTACCTTTACCAAATGACATGGGGATAATTATTAGAACAGCTGGTTTAGGAAAATCAATAAAAGATTTAAAATGGGATTTATCTTTTAGATTAAAACATTGGTATACAATAAAAAAAATTTCTAAAACTAAAAAAGCTCCGTTTTTAATATATCAGGAAAGTAATGCTATTGTAAGAGCATTTAGAGATTATTTAAAACAAGATATTGGCGAAATATTAATTGATAATCCTAAAATATTAGAATATGCTAAAGAACATATAATATCTTTGGGAAGACCAGAATTTATTAACAAAATAAAATTATACACTGGGAAAAATTCATTATTTAGTCATTATCAAATTGAAAAACAAATAAATTCAGCTTTTCAAAGAAGAGTTAGATTACCATCTGGTGGATCTATAATTTTAGATACAACAGAAGCTTTAACAGCTATTGATATCAATTCTTCACGTTTTGTCAAAGGTATTGATATTGAAGAAACTGCATTTAAAACTAATTTAGAAGCAGTTGATGAAATATCGAGACAATTGAGATTAAGAGATTTAGGTGGATTAATAGTTATTGATTTTATTGATATGAATCAGCATAAAAATAAAAAAATAGTAGAAAATAAATTATATAATATAATGAGAAAAGATAGAGCAAGAATACAAATAGGTAATATTTCTAAATTTGGATTATTAGAAATGTCTAGACAAAGATTAAGTTCTTCTTTGTGTGAATCTAGTTATCATGTTTGTCCTAAATGTAAAGGTAATGGAAGTATTCGTGATAATGAGTCATTATCATTATCTATATTAAGATTAATAGAAGAAGAATCATTAAAAGATAATACATTAGAAGTTCATGCTATAGTCCCTGTTGAAATAGCATGTTATTTATTAAACGAAAAAAGAAATGAAGTTAATGAAATAGAAAAGCGCCAGTGTGGTGGAAGAACTATAATAGTACCTAATAATAAAATGGAAACACCTCATTATTCAGTTTTAAGAATAAAAAAAGGAGAGAATTACGAATCAATTAGTTATCATTTGCCTAATTTACATAAAATAAAAGTATCTAAATCATCTAAAAAAATTCAAAATGATATAAAAAAATATAATTTATCATCCAATATAATGACTAATATTTTTTCATGTTCTAATAAAAAAAATAACTTAATAAAAGTTGACGATTTATTTTCAAAAAAAGAATATATATATAAAAACGTTTTTTTTAAATTTACAGATTGGTTAAAAAAGATGTTTAATATTAATTATATTATTGATTATAAAAACAAAAAAATTTTAAATAAAAACTTTTACAAAAAAGAATATGAAAAAGTTTTACATAAACTTAAGATTGATTTAAAAAAAAATAACATCCATAAATTTTTTGATTATAACTTAAAATATAAAAAAAAAATAAACGACAAGAAAATAAAAAAATCTATGTCTAATAACTTTAAGAAAAACAACACCGATTTATTAAAGATAAAAAATAGAAATTTTTACACAAAATATAATTATTTATTAAAAAATAAATTATGTAAAAAAAAATATAATGAAGAAATAAAAAAAAATGTAAATAATAATATTATGAAAAATTATGACATTTCTATAAATAAAGATTTTTATAAAAAAAAAAGAAGAGTTTGTAAAATAGAAAAATTTAATAACCATAAAATAAATAATATGTTAAAAAATAATAATAATATTAAAAAAAAATTTAGATATAAAATTGAAAATAATACGAAAAATATTGGTACACAAAAAAAATTCAGTAATGTAAATAGAGGTATTAAAAACAATCAAAAAAAAAATATTAAAATGAAAAAAACAAAAAAAAAATATTTTGTTTCCTCATCTTTAGAAATATGTATTAATAAAAATTGGAAAATTAATCCAGTTTTTTCATATAACACAAAATGTAAAAATAAGAAAAAAAAACATTTTTCAGATTTGTTTGTATTATCTAATAATAATAAAAATTATATTAAAAATACTCTTATTTCTATAAGCATAGAAGATACAAAATTTTTAAATGAAAATAACAAAAATAACAATTGTTTTTTAAAATTACAAATACATAAAAAAAAATTAAAATTTAACAAAGATTTTAAAAATGACGGTTTTTCTAATAATAATTTTTTAAATAAATTACATATCAAATTAAAATGTAAACCAAAAAAATACTATTCATTATTATATACAAAAAACAATAAATATTTAAATAAAATAGAATTAAATAGAAAACAAAGGTTTTCAAGTGCCCCAGTAACAAAAATACCTTCAAATATTGAAAATAAAAAATATAAAAAGAAAATTTTTGTAAACATTAATTCTTTTAAATCAGCTGGGATACATGAAGCAACTAATAAATCTAGTTTTCCGGCTAGTAAACCTTTAAAATAA
- a CDS encoding methyltransferase gives MNNLNNCSKLIVRNKNLFVNKKILIFGLFDIYIYKYFNVNFLKMYTNNYNIFKKIKKHKIKIYLNSILKNEYIIRRDLIIYYWPKSNVEAKFQIENLLYLIPKYSKIFFVGRNRSSIKSVVKIFQKYIYLKKIDAAKNCILYLGIVIKTKKKFSMKNYFSNTLYNNLIIKNLPGVFSYKKIDSGTKLLLSTFYNKKANNKNYLNKTNVLDLGCGSGVIGINLKLLFGNIKIFSIDNNATSILITKKNFKINFLEGNVMISDLFSNIKKKFDLIVSNPSIHNNWKINDYMILQIIEKSNKYLKKKGELRIVTHNFKKYEKEIKKRFSQHTILLKKKHFVIHKIIK, from the coding sequence ATGAATAATTTAAATAATTGTAGCAAACTAATTGTACGTAACAAAAATTTATTTGTTAATAAAAAAATATTAATTTTTGGCCTTTTTGATATATATATTTATAAATATTTCAATGTCAATTTTTTAAAAATGTACACCAACAACTATAATATTTTTAAAAAAATAAAAAAACATAAAATAAAAATATATTTAAATAGTATTTTAAAAAATGAATATATAATTAGACGTGATTTAATAATATATTATTGGCCAAAAAGCAATGTAGAAGCAAAATTTCAAATAGAAAATTTATTATATTTAATTCCTAAATATAGCAAAATTTTTTTTGTTGGGAGAAATCGTAGTAGTATAAAAAGTGTTGTTAAAATATTTCAAAAGTACATATATTTAAAAAAAATAGATGCAGCTAAAAATTGTATTTTATATTTAGGGATAGTTATAAAAACAAAAAAAAAATTTTCAATGAAAAATTATTTTAGTAATACTTTATATAATAATTTAATTATTAAAAATTTGCCTGGCGTTTTTAGTTATAAAAAAATAGATAGTGGTACTAAACTTTTACTATCAACTTTTTACAACAAAAAAGCAAATAATAAAAATTATTTAAATAAAACTAATGTATTAGATTTAGGATGCGGTTCAGGTGTGATAGGCATAAATTTAAAGTTATTATTTGGCAATATTAAAATTTTTTCTATAGATAATAATGCCACATCAATATTAATAACAAAAAAAAATTTTAAAATTAATTTTTTAGAAGGTAATGTTATGATAAGTGATTTATTTTCTAATATAAAAAAAAAGTTTGATTTGATAGTTTCAAATCCATCTATACATAATAATTGGAAAATAAATGATTATATGATTTTACAAATAATAGAAAAATCAAACAAATATTTAAAAAAAAAGGGCGAGCTTAGAATTGTCACTCATAATTTCAAAAAATATGAGAAAGAAATTAAAAAAAGATTTTCTCAACATACTATTTTATTAAAAAAAAAACATTTTGTAATACATAAAATAATTAAATAA
- a CDS encoding SDR family oxidoreductase encodes MNINLKNKIAIVTGASRGIGKKISILLEKHHATIIGTSSTSKGVDKINKFLKKKKSKGFLLNLNDDISIKNFFLNVNKNFDSIDILINNAAIIQDKFIINMKIKEWENVIHTNLTSIFIMVKNVLFNMIKKKYGRIVTIGSVIANIGNKGQSNYAASKSGIIGFNKCLAKEIAKYNITANIVSPGFIKTKLIKNIPILNKKKILQNIPMEKIGNKNDIAYSVLFLTSKYASYITGENIHINGGLNMI; translated from the coding sequence ATGAATATAAATTTAAAAAATAAAATAGCAATAGTTACTGGAGCTAGTAGAGGTATAGGAAAGAAAATATCTATTTTGTTAGAAAAACATCATGCTACAATTATAGGGACATCTTCTACTTCAAAAGGAGTTGATAAAATTAACAAATTTTTAAAAAAAAAAAAAAGCAAAGGTTTTTTATTAAACTTAAATGATGATATTTCTATAAAAAATTTTTTTTTAAATGTAAATAAAAATTTTGATAGCATAGATATACTTATTAATAACGCAGCTATTATTCAAGATAAATTTATTATAAATATGAAGATAAAAGAATGGGAAAATGTTATTCATACAAATTTAACTTCAATCTTTATAATGGTTAAAAATGTTTTGTTTAATATGATAAAAAAAAAATATGGAAGAATTGTAACTATAGGTTCTGTAATAGCAAATATAGGGAACAAAGGTCAAAGTAATTATGCTGCTTCTAAATCAGGAATTATAGGCTTTAACAAATGTTTAGCAAAAGAAATAGCTAAATATAATATTACAGCTAATATAGTATCCCCTGGGTTTATCAAAACAAAATTAATAAAAAATATACCTATTTTGAACAAAAAAAAAATTTTGCAAAACATACCAATGGAAAAAATAGGTAATAAAAATGATATAGCATATTCAGTATTATTTTTAACTTCTAAATATGCAAGCTATATCACAGGAGAAAATATCCATATAAATGGTGGATTGAATATGATTTAA
- a CDS encoding RluA family pseudouridine synthase — protein sequence MKKFNKNVSKIIININTYNQRIDNFIKKKIKKIPKNFLYKILRTGQVRVNKKRVKPKYKLKIGDIIRLPPINNLTKYKKYNKNINKIIKKNLLLFNNILYEDKYLLVINKPSGIAVHGGSGININIIDGLRLLNKKKFLELVHRLDRDTSGILLVAKKKSVLKILHEQIRNKKIKKKYIALVHGVLNKKNIKVNIPLFKKILNNNKHKVVVNDKGKKSITYFNVIKKYKKTTLLSIIPVTGRTHQIRVHALYLGHPIVFDNRYGNNKLDCLIQKNKFKRLMLHASSVSFNHPITKKSLNIEAPLEESMKKYL from the coding sequence ATGAAAAAATTTAATAAAAATGTATCAAAAATAATTATAAATATAAATACATATAATCAAAGAATAGATAACTTTATAAAAAAAAAAATAAAAAAAATACCTAAAAATTTCTTGTATAAAATATTAAGAACCGGTCAAGTTAGAGTAAATAAAAAAAGAGTTAAACCTAAATATAAATTAAAAATAGGAGATATAATTAGATTACCGCCAATTAATAATTTAACTAAATATAAAAAATACAATAAAAATATTAATAAAATAATAAAAAAAAATTTATTACTGTTTAATAATATCTTATATGAAGATAAATATTTATTAGTTATTAATAAACCTTCAGGTATTGCTGTACATGGTGGTAGTGGTATTAATATTAATATAATAGATGGACTAAGATTATTAAATAAAAAAAAATTTTTAGAATTAGTTCATCGTTTAGATAGAGATACTTCGGGAATACTACTTGTAGCAAAAAAAAAATCTGTTCTAAAAATATTACATGAACAAATTAGAAATAAAAAAATAAAAAAAAAATATATTGCTTTAGTTCACGGTGTTTTAAATAAAAAAAATATAAAAGTAAACATACCATTATTTAAAAAAATATTAAATAATAATAAACATAAAGTTGTCGTTAATGATAAAGGTAAGAAATCTATTACATATTTTAATGTTATTAAAAAATATAAAAAAACTACTTTATTATCAATAATTCCAGTTACTGGAAGAACACATCAAATCAGAGTACATGCTTTATATTTAGGACATCCAATAGTTTTTGATAATCGTTATGGTAACAACAAATTAGATTGTTTAATACAAAAAAATAAATTTAAAAGATTAATGTTACACGCATCTTCTGTTTCTTTTAATCACCCAATAACTAAAAAATCATTAAATATTGAAGCTCCTTTAGAAGAAAGTATGAAAAAATATTTATGA
- the acpP gene encoding acyl carrier protein, producing the protein MKIIENKIKKIISEQLGIEIKNINNDSYFVKDLGADSLDMIELIMSIEEKFNIEISDKEAQNMNCINKIVEYLNKIKYVKT; encoded by the coding sequence ATGAAAATTATTGAAAATAAAATAAAAAAAATTATTAGTGAACAACTAGGAATTGAGATTAAAAATATAAATAACGATAGTTATTTTGTTAAAGATCTAGGAGCTGATTCATTGGATATGATAGAATTAATTATGTCAATAGAGGAAAAATTTAATATTGAAATATCTGATAAAGAAGCACAAAATATGAATTGTATAAATAAAATCGTCGAATATTTAAATAAAATTAAATATGTTAAAACTTGA
- a CDS encoding ACP S-malonyltransferase codes for MIINNNKIAVIFSGQNYQSFDLINEYIRKYSLIKKMFKKTSNIINYNLLKLLKQDKKKIINNFQYIQPILLTISFSMYKIWQQKKNHYMPKYMVGHSLGEYIALVCSKSISFIDGVKLVYQRGILMKKHTKKIKCGMKVIIGLKKNIIKRICEKSKKKQVLSIAAINSKKQIVIAGHMEAINRAVLLCKKYKVKCILNINIKIASHCSLMNKASEEFKKFLYKIKLNKPKCIILHNVNAKKTKNYINIRKLLLEQFYKPVMWYEIIKKIKLKGIKNFLEIGPKKILTNINKDINNINSYYLKI; via the coding sequence ATGATTATAAACAATAATAAAATTGCTGTTATATTTTCAGGGCAAAATTATCAATCTTTTGATTTAATTAATGAATACATTAGAAAATATAGTTTAATTAAAAAAATGTTTAAAAAAACTTCTAATATTATTAATTATAATTTGTTAAAATTATTAAAACAAGACAAAAAAAAAATAATTAACAATTTTCAATATATTCAACCTATATTACTTACAATATCTTTTTCTATGTATAAAATATGGCAGCAAAAAAAAAACCATTATATGCCTAAATATATGGTAGGACATAGTTTAGGAGAATACATTGCTTTGGTATGTTCTAAATCTATAAGTTTTATAGATGGTGTAAAATTAGTATATCAAAGAGGTATATTAATGAAAAAACATACAAAAAAAATAAAATGTGGTATGAAAGTAATTATAGGATTAAAAAAAAATATTATAAAAAGAATATGTGAAAAAAGTAAAAAAAAACAAGTATTATCTATAGCAGCAATAAACTCTAAGAAACAAATAGTTATAGCTGGACATATGGAAGCTATAAATAGAGCTGTTTTATTATGTAAAAAATACAAAGTTAAATGTATTTTAAATATAAACATCAAAATAGCTTCACATTGTTCTTTAATGAATAAAGCAAGTGAAGAATTTAAAAAATTTTTATATAAAATAAAATTAAATAAACCAAAATGTATAATATTACACAACGTAAATGCAAAAAAAACAAAAAACTATATTAATATACGTAAACTATTATTAGAACAATTTTATAAACCAGTTATGTGGTATGAAATAATAAAAAAAATTAAATTAAAAGGAATTAAAAATTTTTTAGAAATAGGTCCAAAAAAAATACTCACAAATATTAATAAAGACATAAATAACATCAATTCTTATTATTTGAAAATATAA